A genomic stretch from Primulina huaijiensis isolate GDHJ02 chromosome 14, ASM1229523v2, whole genome shotgun sequence includes:
- the LOC140956631 gene encoding zinc finger A20 and AN1 domain-containing stress-associated protein 5-like has protein sequence MAQKTEKEDAEFKVVPETIVLCAKCGVAYNSAAGNSCQKCFGTSSAVAPVKSPVVERLINHVYEEKSFRSTSSLKSPPETDSNPAERSIAPKGEASEESQPPPVKREVNRCSGCRIKVGLTGFRCRCGELFCADHRYSDRHDCSYDYKASGREAIARENPVIKAPKIVKI, from the coding sequence ATGGCGCAAAAAACCGAGAAGGAAGATGCTGAATTCAAGGTCGTACCTGAAACAATCGTTTTATGCGCGAAATGCGGTGTCGCTTATAACTCCGCCGCCGGTAATTCGTGCCAGAAATGTTTCGGCACAAGCTCCGCAGTCGCGCCTGTGAAGTCACCGGTTGTAGAGAGGCTGATCAATCACGTATACgaagagaaatcattcagatCTACCTCTTCTTTAAAATCTCCCCCGGAGACGGATTCGAATCCGGCGGAGAGGAGCATAGCTCCGAAGGGAGAGGCGTCGGAGGAGTCTCAGCCGCCACCTGTGAAGAGAGAAGTGAACCGCTGCTCCGGTTGCCGCATTAAGGTAGGCCTGACCGGGTTTAGATGCCGCTGTGGCGAACTTTTCTGCGCCGATCATAGATACTCCGATCGCCACGACTGCAGCTACGATTACAAAGCCAGCGGAAGAGAGGCGATCGCGAGGGAGAATCCGGTGATAAAAGCCCCGAAAATTGTGAAGATTTGA